The Streptomyces sp. NBC_00102 genome segment CCGGGGCAGCACGGCCCTGTACGCCCCGGCACTCGCCGAATGGAGCGAGGAGTTCGGCGAAGAGGCCGCCGCGGCCGACTGCGTCTTCGTCGACGGAACGTTCTGGGACGACGAGGAACCGCGCCGACTGGGCATCTCCGCGCGCACCTCCACCGGGATGGGCCATCTGCCCATCGAAGGCCCCGGAGGCACTGCCGAACGCCTGGCGCCGCTGCCGGCCCGCTGCCTCTACACCCACTTCAACAACACGAATCCACTGGTCGACCCCTCCGCACCCGAGCACGGCATCCTCGCCGACCGGGGACTCGAAGTGGCGCAGGACGGGATGGTGATCGAACTATGACGACAGCACCGGTACGGCCCGGCCCTGCAGCCGTACTCCCCGAGGCGCCGGACGGCGGCCCGCTGCCCCCTGCCGCGTTCGAGGCCGAACTGCGGGAGCTGGCGCGGAGCCGGTACCACGACGCCCACCCGTTCAACGCGCGGATGCACCGGGGAGAACTCAGCCCGGACGAACTGCGCACCTGGGTCGCCAACCGCTTCCACTACCAGTGCAGCATCCCCGTGAAGGACGCACTGATCCTCGCCAAACTGCCCGAGCCGGCCATGCGGCGCTCCTGGCTCCGCAGGATCCAGGACCACGACGGTCTCACCGACGACGAGGGTGGCATCGAGCGCTGGATTCGGCTCGGTGAGGCCGTGGGACTGGACCGTGCGGAGCTGGAGTCGGGCAGGAACGTCCTGCCCGGGGTGCGTTTCGCCGTCGACGGTTACGTCAACTTCTGCCGACTCAACCCCGCTCTGGAAGCCGTCGCCTCCTCACTCACCGAGCTGTGCGCACCGAACATCATGATGACCCGCCTGGAAACGTTCCCCGTCCACTACCCCTGGATCGAGGAATCCGGTCTCGCCTACTTCCGCAGCCGGGTTCCGCAGGGGCGCCGTGACGGCGCCGAGGCGCTGACCTGGGTGACCGACTGGGCACGGACCCGCGAGGCCCAACTCCGCGCGCTGTCGGCGCTGGCTTTCAAGTGCGACGTCCTGTGGTCCCTGCTCGACGCGGTGGAGCACGGCGGCAGGCCCGGGAGCGCGCGATGACCGCTCCCGACGCCTCCTGGTGCCCACGGCTGGTACCGGCTGTCGTCCTGCGGCACGACCGAACGCGGGGGAAGGACGTGCTGCTGATGCCCGAACGCGTCGTGGTACTGGAGGGCAGCGCCCGCCGGGTGATGGAGCTGTGCGACGGTACGCGCACGGTGGCGCGGATCACGGACGAGTTGCGGGAGCGGTTTCCCGGAGCTCCCGTCGATACGGAGGTGGGTCCGTTCGTGGAGCGGCTCCGCGAGAAAGGCTGGATCAGGTGACCGCGACTACCCCACCGCCTCCGTGGGCGCTCCTGGCGGAACTGACCCACGCCTGCCCGCTGCACTGCGGGTACTGCTCCAACCCGCTCGAACTGAAACGACGTTCACGTGAGTTGTCGGCCACCGAATGGGCGGACGTCTTCCGCCAGGCGGCCGACCTGGGCGTGCTGCAGACTCACCTCTCGGGCGGCGAGCCGCTGCTCCGGAGGGACCTGGAGGAGATCACGGCCGGCGCCGAACAGGCGGACATCTATACCCAGTTGGTCACCAGCGGCTCAGGGCTCACCGAGAGTCGGCTCACCGCGCTCGCGTCGGCGGGGCTGCGTAGCGTCCAGCTCTCCGTACAGCACGCGGACCCCGATGCCTCGGACCGCATCGCGGGCAGCAGGGCGTTCGCCGCGAAGGAGGCCGCAGCGGCACTCGTCCGGGAAGCGGAGCTGCCACTCGGCGTCAACGTCGTCCTGCACCGGCACAATCTGGACGCGATCGACGGCCTCGTGGAGCTGGCCCTCCGCTGGAAGGCCGACCGCATCGAGCTGGCCAACACCCAGTTCTACGGCTGGGGTCTGCTGAACCGGGACGCCCTCATGCCCGACCGCGACCAACTCGCCCGAGCCGTGGCCTCGGTGAGCCGGTGGAGAGAACGGCTGGAGGGCAGGCTCGACATCGTGTGGGTCGCACCCGACTACTTCGACGGGGTGGCGAAACCCTGCATGGGCGGCTGGGGAGCGGTCTCCCTCACCGTCACCCCCGACGGCACGGTCCTGCCGTGCCCCGCGGCCGCCACCCTGCCGGGCCTCGACCCGGTCAACGTACGCGACCACCCGCTGCGCTGGATCTGGGAGGAGTCGAAGGCATTCAACCTCTACCGCGGCGAGGAGTGGATGCCCTCCCCCTGCCGGAGCTGCGAACGCCGCGCACAGGACTTCGGCGGCTGCCGCTGCCAGGCCTTCGCCCTCACCGGCGACGCGACCCGCACGGACCCGGCCTGCTCGCTCTCCCCCGACCACGCCATGCTGACCGCGCTCACCCGCACTCCCCCAGGTGATCTGTCCACCGTCGTCCCGCGTCGGCCTACCGTCGGCCCTCGGGCGTCAGCGGACGCCCATCGGCCCTGAGCACCGCGGACGCCGTACAAAGGAGGCGGCACCGGACAGGGCGAGGCGTCACGAGCACCCCCATCCAGAGCTCGGGCGAGGTCATGGGCCATCCCTGACGGCCCGCTGGGCGAGCTCGTACACGCTCACGGCCGGTGCAGCCGGGGGCAGCGTGGAGTTCCTGTTCCAAGTGCGTCAGGACGGGCACGGGCTGCCGCGAGCCGAGAAGATCGGAGGCTGTAGGCGGTGGCGGCGCCTTCGTGGACGCCGGCTTCGGCCGCGATCTTCGCCGTGGCGGCGCCGGGCTGATCCCTGTCGTGGAGCCTGGCGAGCAGAGCGGCACCGGCAGGTAGGAACCTGCAGGTGAAAACGGGCACCTCTCTCTACGTATTCGCAGGTCAAAGGAGTTTTTGACTTCGAGTACTTCAAGTTTTTACAGTCGATGGAGTGACAGCGGACATCGGCGAAAGAACCCATACGATCAAGG includes the following:
- the pqqE gene encoding pyrroloquinoline quinone biosynthesis protein PqqE — encoded protein: MTATTPPPPWALLAELTHACPLHCGYCSNPLELKRRSRELSATEWADVFRQAADLGVLQTHLSGGEPLLRRDLEEITAGAEQADIYTQLVTSGSGLTESRLTALASAGLRSVQLSVQHADPDASDRIAGSRAFAAKEAAAALVREAELPLGVNVVLHRHNLDAIDGLVELALRWKADRIELANTQFYGWGLLNRDALMPDRDQLARAVASVSRWRERLEGRLDIVWVAPDYFDGVAKPCMGGWGAVSLTVTPDGTVLPCPAAATLPGLDPVNVRDHPLRWIWEESKAFNLYRGEEWMPSPCRSCERRAQDFGGCRCQAFALTGDATRTDPACSLSPDHAMLTALTRTPPGDLSTVVPRRPTVGPRASADAHRP
- the pqqC gene encoding pyrroloquinoline-quinone synthase PqqC; translated protein: MTTAPVRPGPAAVLPEAPDGGPLPPAAFEAELRELARSRYHDAHPFNARMHRGELSPDELRTWVANRFHYQCSIPVKDALILAKLPEPAMRRSWLRRIQDHDGLTDDEGGIERWIRLGEAVGLDRAELESGRNVLPGVRFAVDGYVNFCRLNPALEAVASSLTELCAPNIMMTRLETFPVHYPWIEESGLAYFRSRVPQGRRDGAEALTWVTDWARTREAQLRALSALAFKCDVLWSLLDAVEHGGRPGSAR
- the pqqD gene encoding pyrroloquinoline quinone biosynthesis peptide chaperone PqqD; its protein translation is MTAPDASWCPRLVPAVVLRHDRTRGKDVLLMPERVVVLEGSARRVMELCDGTRTVARITDELRERFPGAPVDTEVGPFVERLREKGWIR